The genome window ACGGCCATGACGACCCTCTGGCGGAATCGCAAGATGGTGACCGGTCTGGTCGGGGGAAAATGCCGGGATTGCGGGACGCCGCAGTACCCGAAACTTGACATCTGCATAAATCCCGAGTGCGGTCATGTAAGCAGCCAGGACGATTATGAATTCGCCGATCGCCCCGCCCATGTCAAGAGTTTTACCGGCGATCTGCTGGCCGTTTCCGTTGATCCGCCAGCGGTCTATGGGATGGTTCAGTTTGATGACGGCGGCCGCTTCATGGCCGATTTCACCGACTGCGAGCTTGCCGATCTCAAGGTAGGGCTGCCCGTCCGGATGGTCTTCCGGCAGAGATTTACCGATGAGGAAAGGGGTTTTACCGGCTACTTCTGGAAGGCGGTTCCGGAGATAGGCGCCGCAGTGGCACTTCCCGAAATCCGTTTTGACAAACGAGTGGCAATTGTAACCGGCGCGGGAGGGGGCTTGGGAAGAATATACGCCCTTGAACTCGCCAAACGGGGGGCAAAAGTTGTCGTCAACGACTTCGGCGGCGCCCGGGATGGGGCGGGCGCTGGTTCCGGAAGCCCAGCCGACCTTGTTGTCGAAGAGATTCGCGCGCTTAAAGGCGAGGCGATCGCCAATTACGACAACGTGGCGACGCCGGAGGGCGGCGAGCGCATCGTCAAAATGGCCCTCGAGTACTTTGGAGGCGTTGACATCCTGATCAATAACGCGGGCATAATCCGGGACAAGACCTTTCTCAATATGGAGCCGGAAAACTGGAAGGCCGTGGTCGCCGTCCATCTGAACGGCGCCTACAACGTCACCCGCCCGGCGTTTGCCGCAATGCGCGAGCGCGGTTACGGCCGAATCATCATGACCTCCTCGGCGGCCGGGCTGTACGGCAACTTCGGGCAGACAAATTATGGCGCGGCCAAGATGGGGCTGGTCGGCTTCATGAATACGATAAAAATAGAAGGGGCAAAGTACAATATCAAAGTCAACACTATCGCCCCGATGGCGGCCTCGCGTCTTACCGAGGATTTGCTGCCGCCGGAGATGGCTAAGCGAATGCAGCCCGACTACATCGCCGGGATGGTTCTGTACCTCTGCTCGGAGAGCTGCAACGAAAGCGGCGATATCTTCAATGCCGCGGCCGGTTACTACAGCCGGGCCGCAATCATGACTGGGGCAGGGGCGCTCCTGAGCGACGGCGCGACGATTCCGACGCCCGAGGATATCCGCGACAACTGGGAGAGGATCAACAGCCTGGAGAACGTGCGGGAGATAACCGACGCGACCTCAGCCATCACCTCGTTTCTTATGCCCCCGTCGCCGGAGGCGAAAAATGGAGAAAAGACGGCCGGAAGCGCTGATGTAAAGGGCGTTTTCGCCAGGATGCCGGAGGCGTTTGACCCCGCGGCGGCGGCCGGGAAGGATGTCGTCTTTCAGTTTTTGATCTCCGGCGGAGGGGGGGGGGAATGGATTGTCGCCGTCAAGGATGGAACCTGCCGCATTGAAGCAGGCAAGGCGGAGAAGCCGACTACGACAATCATCATGGCCGATGAGGATTTCATCAAACTGATCACCGGCGAGCTGGACGGGATGCAGGCCTACACCTCCGGCAAACTGAAGGTGGAGGGCGACCTGATGAAATCGCAGTTGATCGGCAGGTTGTTCAAATTTAAAAATTGAAGGTTTACATAAAGCAAAATATATAAATAATATCGATATTAACCTTCACTTCCGTTAACAAGGAGGAAAAACAATGGCTTCTGGAATAAGAGACAAGGTGGCGATTCTCGGGATGGGGTGCAGCCGCTTCGGAGAGCGCTGGGATGTCGGGGCCGAGGAGTTGATGGTGGAATCCTTCCAGGAGTGCCTCGCCGATGCGGGGATCGAGAAAGACCAGATTCAGGCGGCCTGGTTCGGAACCTGCATGGAAGAGATCGGCGTCGGTAAATCGGCCATTCCGCTCGGGGTGACCTTGAGACTGCCGAATATCCCGGTGACGCGGACGGAAAACTACTGCGCCACTGCCACCGAGGCCTTCCGGGGGGCCGTCTATGCGGTTGCCTCCGGGGCCTACGACATCTGCCTGGCCCTCGGGGTGGAAAAATTGAAGGACACCGGCTACGGAGGTCTCCCCAATCCCGGCTCCGGGTTTGGCTCGCTCAACTGGCTGTGGTGGCCCAACCTCACCGCTCCGGGCAGCTTCGCCCAGTTGGCGACCGCCTACGCGGCGAAATACCGAATTCCCGACAGGGATCTGAAACGGGCTATGGCCCATGTCTCAATGAAGAGCCATGCCAACGGCGTTCTTAACCCGAAGGCCCATTTGCGCAAGGCCGTCTCGCTGGAGCAGATTATCACCGCCCCAATCATCGCCTCTCCGCTGGGACTGTTCGACTGCTGCG of Syntrophales bacterium contains these proteins:
- a CDS encoding SDR family NAD(P)-dependent oxidoreductase, which codes for MTGITSYGAHIPRLRLNRMSVFQAMGWFAPATMMVAQGERSLCNHDEDSLTMAVAAARDCLIGKDKAVVDGLYLCSTTLPFADRQNSGIVATALNLGAEMITADFTSSQRAGTTGLLTALEVAEGGSRRSILVAASDKREAKPASFYEMWFGDGAAALLVGNQNVIAEFIGSYTVSYDFIDHYRGAGKNFDYTWEERWLREEGYSKFIPEAVAGLFKKLNITMDDVQKLVFPCIFKAEHLAIARKMGAAPGKLVSQMHEVCGETGTAHPLLMMISALETAQPGDGILVAGFGQGCDALYFKVTEEISNLAPRSGVRGSLANKKTTDNYLKYLKFRNLIQPERGIRGEAPTQTAMTTLWRNRKMVTGLVGGKCRDCGTPQYPKLDICINPECGHVSSQDDYEFADRPAHVKSFTGDLLAVSVDPPAVYGMVQFDDGGRFMADFTDCELADLKVGLPVRMVFRQRFTDEERGFTGYFWKAVPEIGAAVALPEIRFDKRVAIVTGAGGGLGRIYALELAKRGAKVVVNDFGGARDGAGAGSGSPADLVVEEIRALKGEAIANYDNVATPEGGERIVKMALEYFGGVDILINNAGIIRDKTFLNMEPENWKAVVAVHLNGAYNVTRPAFAAMRERGYGRIIMTSSAAGLYGNFGQTNYGAAKMGLVGFMNTIKIEGAKYNIKVNTIAPMAASRLTEDLLPPEMAKRMQPDYIAGMVLYLCSESCNESGDIFNAAAGYYSRAAIMTGAGALLSDGATIPTPEDIRDNWERINSLENVREITDATSAITSFLMPPSPEAKNGEKTAGSADVKGVFARMPEAFDPAAAAGKDVVFQFLISGGGGGEWIVAVKDGTCRIEAGKAEKPTTTIIMADEDFIKLITGELDGMQAYTSGKLKVEGDLMKSQLIGRLFKFKN
- a CDS encoding acetyl-CoA acetyltransferase; its protein translation is MASGIRDKVAILGMGCSRFGERWDVGAEELMVESFQECLADAGIEKDQIQAAWFGTCMEEIGVGKSAIPLGVTLRLPNIPVTRTENYCATATEAFRGAVYAVASGAYDICLALGVEKLKDTGYGGLPNPGSGFGSLNWLWWPNLTAPGSFAQLATAYAAKYRIPDRDLKRAMAHVSMKSHANGVLNPKAHLRKAVSLEQIITAPIIASPLGLFDCCGVSDGSACAIVTTPEIAKSLGKNDIISVKAIQLAVSDGSESSFNDWDGEHFVTTSKCSTKAYEEAGIKNPREEISMMELHDCFSITEMVTYEDLHISERGHAWKDSLDGFYDRDGRLPAQVDGGLKCFGHPIGASGLRMLYEMYLQLLGRAGERQLKDPRYGLTHNLGGFPFQNVCAVSILGRYEK